One window from the genome of Myxocyprinus asiaticus isolate MX2 ecotype Aquarium Trade chromosome 30, UBuf_Myxa_2, whole genome shotgun sequence encodes:
- the LOC127421226 gene encoding sodium-dependent neutral amino acid transporter B(0)AT3-like, with product MDTSSTVISEKSETQERPKWDNKVQYLLTCIGFAVGLGNVWRFPYLCQIYGGGAFLIPYMIALVFEGLPLLYLELAIGQSLRKGSIGVWHSISPLLGGVGVASMIISFLVGLFYNTILAWVLWYFFHSFQEPLPWSQCPVNENLTGYVEECVLSTPVNYFWYRQTLNISPDIEQSGSLQWWLVVCLASAWSIVYICFIRGIETIGKAVYVTATFPYLVLTIFLVRALTLPGATDGILYLFTPDWKILMDPQVWLDAATQIFFSLSLAFGGLIAFSSYNPIKNDCERDAVVVGCINSATSLYASIPIFAILGFKATSNYNTCINSNILDLINTFDVTETNITAENYESWLKSLNASDPDKFSSLNLKHCSLQSFLDQSASGTGLAFIVFTEAVIEMPGSQVWAVLFFIMLFSLGLSSMFGNLEGVLTPLLDLHMVPKWMPKELFTALICVVCFLVALIFTLGSGNYWLEIFNSYVGSVPLLVIAFFEIVGVVVFYGTKQFSDDIEYMTGRRPNIFWRVCWMGISPVMLLVVLVAYVVVQVQKHPTYPAWNPEYENFPETEEKPYSDWVFAICVLLSSVPVISIPIVAAYRLIRRRTRSHTGNNFPNPYDNEAFKTNSETQSSFKSV from the exons ATGGACACGTCCAGTACTGTGATCAGTGAGAAGTCTGAAACTCAAGAGAGGCCCAAATGGGACAATAAAGTCCAGTATCTGCTGACATGTATTGGATTTGCAGTGGGATTAGGGAATGTGTGGAGATTCCCATACCTGTGCCAGATTTACGGAGGAG GAGCGTTCTTGATCCCGTACATGATCGCACTGGTGTTTGAAGGTTTGCCGTTACTGTATCTGGAGTTGGCGATTGGTCAGAGTTTGAGGAAGGGCAGCATTGGTGTCTGGCACTCGATCTCTCCTCTGTTGGGTGGAGTGG GTGTGGCGTCTATGATCATCTCATTTCTGGTAGGCTTGTTTTACAACACTATTCTGGCATGGGTGCTGTGGTATTTCTTCCACTCGTTTCAAGAACCGCTGCCCTGGAGTCAATGTCCTGTAAACGAAAATCTCACAG GTTATGTAGAGGAATGCGTCCTGAGCACACCAGTGAATTATTTCTGGTACAGACAGACCCTGAACATCTCTCCAGACATTGAGCAGAGCGGATCACTGCAATGGTGGCTGGTGGTGTGTTTGGCTTCAGCGTGGAGTATCGTTTACATCTGCTTCATACGGGGCATAGAGACCATTGGTAAG GCTGTGTATGTGACTGCAACGTTTCCATACTTGGTGTTGACGATCTTTCTGGTGAGGGCCCTCACTCTTCCCGGTGCCACAGACGGTATCTTGTATCTCTTTACACCAGAC TGGAAAATACTGATGGACCCTCAGGTGTGGTTAGACGCGGCCACACAGATCTTCTTCTCTTTGTCTCTGGCATTTGGAGGACTCATCGCCTTCTCCAGTTACAACCCTATAAA GAATGATTGTGAACGGGATGCTGTGGTCGTGGGATGCATTAACAGCGCAACATCTCTCTATGCTTCAATTCCAATATTTGCCATCTTGGGCTTTAAAGCCACGTCTAACTACAACACTTGCATCAACAG TAACATCTTGGATCTAATCAACACGTTTGATGTCACGGAGACAAACATCACAGCTGAGAACTACGAGAGCTGGCTGAAGTCACTAAATGCGTCAGATCCAGATAAATTCTCAAGTCTGAACCTCAAACACTGCAGCCTCCAAAGCTTTCTGGACCAG AGTGCTTCAGGAACGGGTCTGGCGTTCATCGTGTTCACAGAAGCTGTGATCGAGATGCCAGGCTCTCAGGTGTGGGCAGTGCTGTTCTTCATCATGCTCTTCAGTCTTGGCCTTTCCTCCATGTTTGGGAATCTCGAGGGTGTCCTGACGCCTCTGCTCGACCTGCACATGGTTCCAAAGTGGATGCCAAAAGAACTCTTCACAG CTCTCATATGTGTGGTGTGCTTCCTGGTGGCCCTGATCTTCACGTTGGGTTCTGGGAACTACTGGCTAGAGATCTTCAACAGTTATGTGGGCTCTGTTCCGCTGCTCGTCATCGCCTTCTTCGAGATTGTTGGTGTTGTCGTGTTCTATGGCACGAAGCA GTTTAGTGATGATATTGAGTACATGACGGGGCGCAGACCGAACATCTTCTGGCGTGTGTGCTGGATGGGGATCAGTCCTGTCATGTTATTAGTTGTTCTGGTGGCTTACGTCGTCGTTCAGGTGCAGAAACATCCCACATACCCAGCTTGGAACCCAGAATAT GAAAACTTCCCAGAGACAGAAGAGAAGCCGTATTCTGACTGGGTGTTTGCGATCTGTGTGCTGTTGAGTTCTGTTCCCGTCATCTCCATCCCCATTGTGGCCGCTTACAGACTGATCAGACGACGAACAAGGTCACACACTGGCAACAACTTCCCAAACCCCTATGATAATGAGGCCTTCAAAACCAACAGCGAGACTCAGTCCTCCTTCAAATCGGTCTAA